In the Deltaproteobacteria bacterium genome, TTTGAAGCGCTCAAGGAAATCAACCAGGAGGACGGCACCACCATTCTTCTTGTGGAGCAAAACGCCCAACTCGCCCTGCAGTTTGCTCGCAGGGGGTATGTCCTGGAAAACGGCCGCTTAGTGATGCAGGGGGATTCGGCTTCCTTGCTGGCGGATCCCGAGGTAAAAAAGGCATATCTGGGCGGTTGAGGAGTTTTGCCGGCCTAGAGAGCACCAATCAGCCTGGCGATCACCAGGCGCATAATCTCCGAGGTGCCCTCGCCAATTTCCAGCAGCTTCTGGTCCCGATAGAAGCGTTCCACCTCGAAGTCCTTCATGAGGCCGTAGCCGCCGTGCAGCTGCACGGCGTGATTGGCGCAGCGGCCCATCACCTCCGAACAGAACAGTTTGGCCATGGCTGCCTCTCTGGTGAAGGGTTTGCCCCTGTCCTTGAGCCAGCATGCTTTGTAGAGAAGGAGTCTGGCCAGTTCGATCTCGGTGGCCATATCAGCGAGTTTGAAGGCGTTTACCTGAAACTGGGCAATGGGGCGGTTGAACTGGATACGTTCTTTGGCATACTTCAAGGACCGTTCGTAGCAACCCTGGGCGCCGCCGAGGCCCATGGCAGCGATAGCCAGCCTGCCGCGGTCCAGAGTCTGCAGCATCTGGTGAAAGCCTTCTCCCTGCTTGCCCAGGAGATTTTCTCTGGGGACTCGACAGTCGTCGAAATAGAGTTCGCTGGTATTGGAGGCGCGCCAGACCATCTTGCCCTTCATTTCTCGGGCTTCGTAGCCGGCAGTGCCATTCTCCACCAGGATGCAGCTCAATTCTTTCTTGCCGTCCTCCCTGAGACCAGTTTTCGCCAGTATTGTGGTGCCGAGGGAAATCTCACTGGAGGCATTGGTGATAAAAATTTTGCTGCCGTTGATCACCCAGTGGTCGCCGTCCAGAACTGCAGTGGTTTGGGTATTGCCAGCGTCAGAGCCGGCATTTGCTTCCGTGAGACCGAAGCCCCACAGGGCTTCGCCACTGCAGAGCTTGGGGAGATATTTGCGCTTCTGCTCTTCAGTGCCGAATTCATAAATGGGGCCGATGCCCAGAGAGTTGGCAGCTGCCACGGTGGCTGCCTGCGAGCCGTCAACTCGGGCCAGCTCTTCGGTGGCGATAATGTAGCCCAGGTAGTCGAGACCCTGTCCGCCGTAAGTTTCCGGGACAACCATGCCGAAGAGCCCCAGTTCACCCATAGCCCGGGTCAATTCTACGGAAAACTCTTCTCGGGCATCGAGCTCCATTGCCCTGGGGCGTATTTCTCGTTCAGCAAAGCTGCGGACTGTGCTTCGCAAGATTTCATGTTCTGTGGAGACGGTGAAGTCCATGTCAACTCCTGAGATCATCTGCAGGCAAAAAGCCTGGATGAACAACAGCAAGACTGTTGTCCGGGGAAAATGGTGTCAGAGCCATGGAAATTTTGCGGCAGCAGAAGGGTTTCCGGGGAGATCTTGCCGGTGCCATCCCACGGCAGGCCATCCCCGCTTTCGACTTTTCCTTTGCAAACGACACGCTAAACGCGTTATCATTAGTGATCTGCCGCAGCTGTTCGTCGGCTGTCCAAGTGTTCATTTGATGAAAACCTCTGGCCTGGTGGAGCACATTCATGGGTAAAGCAGGCATGAGACCTCCTTCTGATGAGGGCAAGAAACCGCACTCCTCCTATCCTCAGGAGCCGCACGAACAGGAATTCCTCGAGGGAATCAGCAAGACTTCTGCCTATGCCCCCGAGCCAGAAGAACCAACAGGCATTGGGGAGCGGATCAGGAAGCTTCGGCATCTCAGGGGCCTTTCTCTTGCCGAGGTGAGCCGCAGAACCGGTCTTGCAGAAAAAGTTCTCCAGGATGTGGAAGCAGATGCCATAGCACCGCCTCTGGGTACTCTGGTCAAATTGGCCAGAGCCATGCACATGAAAATGGGGCAGCTGCTCACTGATGGTGAACCGAAATCCTTTGTCATCACTCGCAAACATGAAGGCAAGCCAGTGAGCAGACGGGCCGCTCAGCAACAAGACAGGTACGGCTACTCCTATCTTTCTCTGACCCCCGGGATGAGCGACCGCAGTATGGAGCCTTTCCTGGTGACACTGGCCCCCACCGAGGAGGAACTCCCGGGATCGGTGCATGAAGGAGAAGAGTTTCTCTATGTGCTGGAAGGGGAAATGGAAGTGATCATCGGTGAACATCGCGATGTGCTCTATCCAGGAGATTCCATTTATTATCATTCCTCCACTCCCCACCTGGTCAAATGCCACCGCAGCACACCCACCCGCATCATTGCAGTGCTCTTTGCTGAAACCACCTGAACTGCGGGCTCGGCCCTGCCGCGGGGAGGTGCGCTGCTGCGGGCAAGGCCGAGCGGCTGGCAGCGCTGCTCAATGATCGAGAATTCCTGTGGGTTCTTTGGGGATCCTCCCGGTGTGGACACACTCTGAGCGCAGCTGCCGACCGAGAATCTTCTCCAGGGTCCGGCCTATGACAAGCAGGTGATCAACGTCTATGCCGGTGTCGATTCCCATCTCATCCATCATGACCACCATGTCTTCCGTAGACACCAGGCCGGTAATTTTCGGATCTTTGGTGTAATAGGCGCCGGTGCCGGCAACAGGCACACCATCAACAAAATTGGCGGGCTGACCACCGGTTCCTCCCAGGGTCCCTTCAAAGTGCGTCACTCCCGCCTGCAGGGCGGCAAGCACATTGGCCAAGCCCCAGCCCCTGGTGACGTGGAAGTGGGCCACGTGCAGGGTGGGATCTGGTATTGCATCCAGCACCATGCTGAAATAGTCGTAGACCCTGTTTGGCGGGGCGGAACCGTCATGGTCTGCATGTTCTATGTCGTCTGCGCCAATTGCCAGCCACCTCTTGGTAAAATCCAGGGCCTTTCGCATGTCTGTGGGACCTTCTATGGGACAGCCCCAGATGGTGCTCACAGTGCCGCATACCTTCATGCCGTTGTCGTGCGCCTTGGCGGTGTACTGCTCGGCCATCCTCCAGTAGTCCTCCAGGGAAAGTCCTGAATTGACCTTGTGATGTGACTCACTGGTGGAAACCATAAAAAGGATCCGATCCGGACCGTAACCCTGCCGCCGGCACTCGATGGCTCGCTCAACGGCACGCTCACGTATGGTGATGGCGGTAATCTCCACGTCCTGCAAACGATCAGCCACGATCTTGCTGCTGCTGAGGAGCTGCAGGAGCTCGTCTGCGTCGGCAAATTGCGGCATTCTCTTTGGATTGCCAAAGTTGGTCACTTCAATCCGCTTGAAGCCGGCAAGAATGAGCTGTTCAGCAAGCCACAGCTTGGCCCTGGTGGGGATGAACTTTTCCTCATGCTGCAGGCCGTCGCGTACCGTAATGTCTCCTAAGGTTACCTTTTTCGGATAGTGGAGGTTCATTGTCACTCCTTGGCCTCAGTTGATGAACTGTTCTATACACTAGACAGGGGCAGACACCCATGGACATGTGCCAATGGCTGCCTGGGCCGAGGTCTGGCAGCCCATGTCCTGTCGGGGAGCAAGCTTGCCCACCCCGGCGACTCGATATGGTTCAGATAGACCCAGCAGGCCGGCAGAAGCTGGCAGAACTGCTCAAAAGCGGAAGTTGCCGAAGCTGCTTTCCGGAATCGGTTTGAGCAGACTTACCTCGAATGCCAGGGCCAGAGCCGACCTGATTTCTTTGAAGCGAAGTATACGGTCATTGAAGAGTCTGGCCCCACAGTAAAATGGGTGGGCCTCCATCTCGTACTTGGCCAGCAGCTCCGCCTGAAAAGTGGCAGCTTCTGCCTCGGTCATCTCCCGGCCTCGCGCCCGTCGTTTTCTTCTTTCCAGACTCAAGAGAACCTCGGCGGCAGAGCGTCCTGACATCACCGAAGTCCTGGCCCTCATGGTTGAGAAGAGAAAATGGGGTCTGTAGGCTCGGCCACACATGCCATAATTGGCAGCGCCATTGTCAGGTCCTATCACCAGCTGGATCCTGGGCACCCTGGCATTGGACACAGCGCGCACCATGTCGGCGCCGTACTTGCCGATGCCTCCATGCTCCGCTTCAGAGCCCACCATATAGCCGGGAGAATTCTGGATGAAAAGCAGGGAGATCTTTTCCACAGCGCAGCGAATGATGAACTCGGTAGCCTTGCGGGCAGCTTCCACAAATATGATTCCTGAACTGTTGGCTGCCACAATGCCCACCGGGATGCCTTTGATGCAGCTTTTCCCGGTGACAATGTTATCGCCGCGGCCAGGAGCGTATGTTCGCTTGTATTCCACAAAGCTGCCGCCGTCCACAATGCAATCGATGAAACGCCGCACATTTACCGCCTGATGTACGCCCGTGGGCATGAGCTGGTAGATGGTCTCTTCGGCAACCGCCGGCGGGATTTCTTCCCTCCTGGCCATGTACAGCTTCTGAGGCGGTTCCAGTGCCAATATCTCTCTTACCCGAGAGATACCTTCGAGCTGATTCTTGCAGCAGTGATCGGCTCCGCCGGAGACCTGTGTGTGGATTCTGGCGCCACCCAGAGCTTCGGCGTCGATCTCCTGGCCGATGGCTGCTTTGACCAGCGGCGGCCCGCCGAGGAAAGAATAGGCCAGACCTTCGAGCATCACTGCTTCGTCTGCCATAAAGACGATGTACGCCCCTCCGGCAGTATTGCCACCAGTACTGAGTGTTATCTGCTTCAGACCCTGGGCCGACATCCTCGCCATGTTGTAGAACATGGAGCCAAAGTGGCCGTCATCAGGGAATACTTCTGCCTGCATTGGCAGGAAGGCTCCACCTGAATCAGCAATGTAGACACAATTGAGGCCGCATTGCTCAGCAATGGCTTGGGCCCGCATATGTTTTTTCAGAGTGATGGGAAAATAAGTGCCGGCTTTCACCCTGCTGTCATTGGCAATCACCATGGTCCAGTTGCCGTGAATCTTGCCCAGACCGGTAACCAGGCCGCCGCAGGGTACGTCTGTGATGCCGCCGGGGTAATTCATGCCAAAGCCTGCCACAATACTGAGCTCAAAAAACTCACTGCCGGGATCTATGAGGGCGTTGATGAGCTCTCTTACTGGCTGCTTGCCCTGCTTGGCCAGCCGGGCTATTGCCTGCTGGCCGCCAGGATTGATCGCTTGCTGAACGCGCTCCTCTAGCAGCTCCTCCTGTTTGAGCCAGTGCTCTCTATTTTCTTGCATTTGTTTGTCTCACCTAGGGGACCTTGTCGTTGACAATAATTTGCCAGCTACCTTCCCCTGTAGATCGGTTGCCGCTTTTCTGCAAAAGCCGCCAGCCCTTCCAGGCGGTCTTCAGTGGGAATGCATCGC is a window encoding:
- a CDS encoding pyruvate carboxyltransferase is translated as MNLHYPKKVTLGDITVRDGLQHEEKFIPTRAKLWLAEQLILAGFKRIEVTNFGNPKRMPQFADADELLQLLSSSKIVADRLQDVEITAITIRERAVERAIECRRQGYGPDRILFMVSTSESHHKVNSGLSLEDYWRMAEQYTAKAHDNGMKVCGTVSTIWGCPIEGPTDMRKALDFTKRWLAIGADDIEHADHDGSAPPNRVYDYFSMVLDAIPDPTLHVAHFHVTRGWGLANVLAALQAGVTHFEGTLGGTGGQPANFVDGVPVAGTGAYYTKDPKITGLVSTEDMVVMMDEMGIDTGIDVDHLLVIGRTLEKILGRQLRSECVHTGRIPKEPTGILDH
- a CDS encoding helix-turn-helix transcriptional regulator: MGKAGMRPPSDEGKKPHSSYPQEPHEQEFLEGISKTSAYAPEPEEPTGIGERIRKLRHLRGLSLAEVSRRTGLAEKVLQDVEADAIAPPLGTLVKLARAMHMKMGQLLTDGEPKSFVITRKHEGKPVSRRAAQQQDRYGYSYLSLTPGMSDRSMEPFLVTLAPTEEELPGSVHEGEEFLYVLEGEMEVIIGEHRDVLYPGDSIYYHSSTPHLVKCHRSTPTRIIAVLFAETT
- a CDS encoding propionyl-CoA carboxylase; this encodes MQENREHWLKQEELLEERVQQAINPGGQQAIARLAKQGKQPVRELINALIDPGSEFFELSIVAGFGMNYPGGITDVPCGGLVTGLGKIHGNWTMVIANDSRVKAGTYFPITLKKHMRAQAIAEQCGLNCVYIADSGGAFLPMQAEVFPDDGHFGSMFYNMARMSAQGLKQITLSTGGNTAGGAYIVFMADEAVMLEGLAYSFLGGPPLVKAAIGQEIDAEALGGARIHTQVSGGADHCCKNQLEGISRVREILALEPPQKLYMARREEIPPAVAEETIYQLMPTGVHQAVNVRRFIDCIVDGGSFVEYKRTYAPGRGDNIVTGKSCIKGIPVGIVAANSSGIIFVEAARKATEFIIRCAVEKISLLFIQNSPGYMVGSEAEHGGIGKYGADMVRAVSNARVPRIQLVIGPDNGAANYGMCGRAYRPHFLFSTMRARTSVMSGRSAAEVLLSLERRKRRARGREMTEAEAATFQAELLAKYEMEAHPFYCGARLFNDRILRFKEIRSALALAFEVSLLKPIPESSFGNFRF
- a CDS encoding acyl-CoA dehydrogenase family protein, whose protein sequence is MDFTVSTEHEILRSTVRSFAEREIRPRAMELDAREEFSVELTRAMGELGLFGMVVPETYGGQGLDYLGYIIATEELARVDGSQAATVAAANSLGIGPIYEFGTEEQKRKYLPKLCSGEALWGFGLTEANAGSDAGNTQTTAVLDGDHWVINGSKIFITNASSEISLGTTILAKTGLREDGKKELSCILVENGTAGYEAREMKGKMVWRASNTSELYFDDCRVPRENLLGKQGEGFHQMLQTLDRGRLAIAAMGLGGAQGCYERSLKYAKERIQFNRPIAQFQVNAFKLADMATEIELARLLLYKACWLKDRGKPFTREAAMAKLFCSEVMGRCANHAVQLHGGYGLMKDFEVERFYRDQKLLEIGEGTSEIMRLVIARLIGAL